The following are from one region of the Simiduia agarivorans SA1 = DSM 21679 genome:
- a CDS encoding DNA-binding HTH domain-containing protein, which yields MNKDVDFPLEAIYECVASPEKYTSVLAALSEVLGSSHAFVAMRSGVDDSPVGFFQSGFDEGYFERYQAHFYQVDLWTHGLARYKFNEFHPSHIVCNDKAFLNSEIYTDFAQPAGIRHSIGQLNVENDQNLITEIAFMRGKDRQHYAGDQVKTANFFSRHLLHALALSNRLLSYQAMSHNLACIVDQLAEPAFICNRDGQVQYANEAANRFFRRCPWFTEAGGSIRIFDSSLRALFLNGLQHICDSHIIGSKTELERSFQQDGSHYQLSFSALPYSTVMSWGRSTSISCLIKLKIMQHERQISPGQIAEVFGLTESEATTVAYLCNGLSPEDISEKRALKISSVRQQIKAALQKTDTGSQAQLVSKVLRLLL from the coding sequence ATGAACAAGGATGTTGATTTTCCGCTTGAGGCGATCTACGAGTGTGTAGCCTCCCCCGAGAAATACACCAGTGTACTTGCCGCACTTTCCGAGGTTTTGGGATCCAGCCATGCCTTTGTGGCCATGCGCAGCGGGGTCGATGACAGCCCGGTAGGGTTTTTTCAGAGCGGGTTTGACGAGGGGTATTTTGAGCGTTACCAAGCCCATTTTTATCAGGTAGACCTCTGGACCCACGGGCTGGCCCGATACAAGTTCAACGAATTCCATCCCAGCCATATCGTTTGTAATGACAAGGCGTTTCTCAACTCCGAAATCTATACAGACTTTGCCCAGCCAGCCGGAATCCGGCACAGTATCGGCCAGTTGAATGTCGAAAATGATCAGAATTTGATCACTGAAATTGCATTTATGCGCGGCAAGGATCGCCAGCACTACGCCGGCGATCAGGTGAAAACAGCAAATTTCTTCTCCCGACATTTACTGCATGCGTTAGCGCTATCCAACCGCTTACTCAGCTACCAAGCAATGAGCCACAATCTCGCATGCATTGTTGATCAGCTGGCCGAACCAGCGTTCATCTGTAACCGCGACGGGCAGGTGCAATATGCCAACGAAGCCGCCAACCGGTTTTTCCGCCGCTGCCCCTGGTTTACTGAAGCTGGCGGCTCGATCCGTATCTTTGATTCGTCGCTGAGGGCGCTGTTTCTTAATGGCCTGCAACACATTTGCGACAGCCACATTATCGGCAGCAAAACCGAGCTGGAACGTTCCTTCCAACAAGACGGTAGCCATTATCAATTGAGTTTTTCCGCACTGCCCTATTCCACCGTCATGTCCTGGGGGCGCAGTACATCCATCAGTTGTCTGATCAAATTAAAAATCATGCAGCACGAGCGGCAAATAAGCCCAGGCCAGATCGCCGAGGTATTTGGGCTTACAGAATCTGAAGCAACCACTGTCGCCTACCTTTGCAACGGCCTGAGTCCTGAAGACATCAGTGAAAAACGCGCGCTGAAAATCAGCTCCGTACGGCAACAAATCAAGGCTGCTTTGCAAAAAACCGACACCGGCTCACAGGCGCAATTGGTGAGTAAGGTGCTCAGGCTGCTGCTATAA
- a CDS encoding winged helix-turn-helix domain-containing protein, with translation MQYQFDPFTLDTDTPSLRTEAGPASLAEKELALLVLLVEAMPEIVSHDDLLASLWPGRVVTQQSVARLVADTRKALKQAGLTGPAIETCHGRGYRLAAPLARKITSHQVASPASGSRRIWPLFTAMVCGLVLSGASWWFWPDPKPLRYSEDPATQVRILWVDDHPENNQEEAEYLRSLGYGVHQVRESADAFTLMAIYRFDLLISDMGRNDNPVAGLELLDDLRSDGNTIPVLFYTLVVNPPFLQEVVTRGGQGAADTQEALYLQLQGLIQPSGSTKD, from the coding sequence CTCACTCCGGACTGAGGCAGGGCCGGCATCGCTCGCCGAAAAGGAATTGGCGTTGTTGGTATTGCTGGTGGAAGCCATGCCGGAAATCGTCAGCCACGACGATCTGCTGGCCTCGCTTTGGCCGGGCCGGGTGGTGACCCAGCAATCGGTAGCCCGCCTGGTGGCCGATACCCGCAAAGCGCTCAAGCAGGCCGGGCTCACGGGCCCGGCTATTGAAACCTGCCACGGACGCGGTTACCGGCTGGCAGCACCGCTTGCCCGTAAAATAACCTCTCATCAGGTGGCTTCGCCGGCCTCCGGCTCTCGGCGTATCTGGCCTCTGTTTACTGCGATGGTGTGTGGTCTGGTCCTGTCGGGGGCCAGCTGGTGGTTTTGGCCAGACCCGAAGCCGCTCCGCTATAGCGAAGACCCGGCCACGCAAGTGCGTATTCTCTGGGTCGATGATCACCCGGAAAACAACCAGGAAGAAGCCGAGTACCTGCGCAGCCTGGGTTATGGCGTGCATCAGGTGCGTGAATCGGCCGACGCATTTACGCTGATGGCCATCTACCGGTTTGATCTTCTCATTTCCGACATGGGGCGCAACGACAACCCGGTTGCCGGCCTGGAATTACTGGATGACCTGCGCTCTGACGGCAACACCATCCCGGTGTTGTTCTACACACTGGTGGTCAATCCTCCTTTCCTGCAGGAGGTTGTCACCCGGGGTGGTCAGGGCGCGGCCGACACCCAGGAGGCGCTGTACCTTCAGCTTCAGGGCCTGATCCAGCCCTCAGGCAGCACTAAAGACTAG